Within Deinococcus actinosclerus, the genomic segment CTGGGGCGCGCCCTGAACTGGACGGATCTGGACGAGCAGGTCGGCCCCTGGCTGGATACCGGCCAGAGCTGAGCCGCCCCCGCTTCCTGGCCTTCACTCGACGTGAAGGCCAGTCTTCATGAGCGGGGCCGCGCGTCCCCGCGCCCACTGTCAGAATGGGGGCATGTGGACTCTGGTGCTGAATTGCGGGTCGAGCAGCGTGAAGTTCGCGCTGCTGGACGTGCAGGGTGGGCAGGTGCGGCTGTCGGGGCTGGCGGAGCGGCTGGGGTCGGCGGGCGCGTCGGCGCGCGTGGAGGTGGACGGCGCGCGGCGCGCGGTGGATCTGGCAGGCGGAAGTTACGCCGAGGCCTTCGCGGTAATCGCGGGCGCGCTGGACGAGCTGGGGGTGCGCGCCCAGGTGGGCGCGGTGGGGCACCGGGTGGTGCACGGCGGGGAGCGCTTCAGTGCGCCGGCACTGATCACGCCGGAGGTGCTCGCGGGCATCCGGGCGTGCGTGCCGCTGGCGCCGCTGCACAACCCGGCGAACATCGCGGGGATCGAGGCGGCGCAGGCGGCGTTCCCGGAGGCGGCGCACGTGGCGGTGTTCGACACGGCGTTCCATCAGAGCATGCCGGAGGTCGCATTCCGGTACGCGGTGCCGGGGGACTGGTACCGGCAGCATGGGGTGCGGCGCTACGGGTTTCACGGGACGAGTCACGCCTTCGTGGCGGCGCGCGCCGCCGACGCGCTGGGGCGGCCGCTGTCGGAGCTGAATCTGGTGACGGCGCACCTGGGCAACGGGTGCAGCGTGTGCGCGGTGCAGGGGGGGCGCAGCGTGGATACCAGCATGGGCCTGACGCCGCTGGAGGGGCTGGTCATGGGCACCCGCAGCGGCGACGTGGACCCTGGGCTGCATGATTACATCGCGCGGCAGGCGGGCCTGAGCCTGTCGGAGGTGACGGCCGCGCTGAACCGCGAGAGCGGCCTGCTGGGCCTGTCGGGGCTGAGCAACGACATGCGCGAGCTGGAGGAAGCCGCCGGGCGTGGGCATCCGGGGGCGCGGCTGGCGCTGGACGTGTTCGTGCACCGCCTCGCCAAGCAGATGGCGGGGATGGCGGCGGCGATGGGCCGGGTGGACGGGCTGGTGTTCACGGGCGGCATCGGGGAGAACAGCGCCTTCGTGCGCGGCGCGGTGCTCTCAAAGCTGGCGGTGCTGGGGGCGCAAGTGGACGAGGCGGCCAACGCGGCGGCGGTGCGTGGGCAGTCGGGCGTGATCAGCGCGCCGGGCGCCCTGGCGGCGCTGGTCGTGAACACGAACGAGGAACTCATGATCGCGCAGCAGACCCAGGCGTTGCTGGCCGAGCAGCAGGGAGTCCAGGCATGAAGACCCTCTTCGTCGCCCCGACCCGCAACGGCGTGGGCCTGAGCAGCACCGCGCTGGGCCTCACCCGGGCGCTGGAACGGCAGGGCCTGAAGGTCGCGTTCCTGAAACCCATCGCGCAGACGCACGAGCTGAGCACCGACGACAGCGTGCACTTCGCGCGGGCGCTGGCGCACCTGAGCGTCCCCGACCCCATCCCGCTGGCGCTGGCCGAGGAGCAGCTCAGCCACGGCGGCGAGGAGGACCTGATGGAGAGCGTCGTGGCGCTCGCGCAGGAGGTCACGCAGGGCGGCGCGGACGTCCTGATCGCCGAGGGGCTGGCGCTGAACGAACGGAACACCTACGCCGGGGCGCTGAACGCCAGCCTCGCGCGGAACCTCCAGGCGGACACCGTCCTGGTGTCCAGTCTGGCGGGCGTCACGCCGGGCGAACTGGCCGACGAGCTGGAGATCGCCGCGCAGGCGTACCGGCGCAGCGACGGCTCGGGCCTTAGCGGGTACGTGCTGAACTTCGCCCCGCCGGGCCTGGACTACGGCACGCTGATGGCCGAACTGCGCTCGCGCAGCCGCGTGCTCGCCAGCGGGGAACTGCCGCTTCTGGGCGTGGTGTCGCAGTCGGCGGGCCTGAACGCGCCGCGCACGCTGGACATCGCGCGGCACCTGCGCGCCGACGTGGTGAACGAGGGCGAGGCCGCCGTGCGCCGCGTGACGAGCACCGTCGTGACGGCCCGGACCGTGCCGCGCATGGCGCACCTGTTCGTGCCGGGCGCGCTGGTCGTCACGCCCGGCGACCGCGAGGACGTCATCATGGCGGCCGCGCTGTCGCACCTCAGCGGCGTGCCGCTGGCGGGGCTGATGTTCACGTCCGGCAGCGGCCCCGAGGAGAGCATCGAGCGGCTGTGCCGCGCCGCGCTGGGCAGCACCCTGCCCGTGCTGCGGGTGAACACGAACTCCTTCGAGACCGCCTCGCGCCTCTCGCGGCTGGACGCGCGCGTACCGCACGACGACCCGCAGCGGATGGACCGCATGCTGGACTTCATCGCCGACCGCCTGGACACCGTGCCGCTCGGCACGCGCCTGCGCGCCCCGCTGGACGGCGAGCGCCGCCTGCCGCCCAGCGCGTTCCGCTACGAGCTGATCCAGAAGGCCCGCGCGGCCGCCAAACGCATCGTGCTGCCCGAGGGGGACGAGCCGCGCACCGTGAAGGCTGCGATCCGCTGCGTCGAGAAGGGCATCGCGCGCCCCGTGCTGCTCGCCAGGCCCGAGCGGGTGCGGCAGGTCGCCGAGGGGCAGGGCCTCACGCTGCCCGAGGGGCTGGAAGTCCTCGATCCGGACACCATCCGCGCGCTGTACGTCGCGCCGATGGTCGAGCTGCGC encodes:
- the pta gene encoding phosphate acetyltransferase yields the protein MKTLFVAPTRNGVGLSSTALGLTRALERQGLKVAFLKPIAQTHELSTDDSVHFARALAHLSVPDPIPLALAEEQLSHGGEEDLMESVVALAQEVTQGGADVLIAEGLALNERNTYAGALNASLARNLQADTVLVSSLAGVTPGELADELEIAAQAYRRSDGSGLSGYVLNFAPPGLDYGTLMAELRSRSRVLASGELPLLGVVSQSAGLNAPRTLDIARHLRADVVNEGEAAVRRVTSTVVTARTVPRMAHLFVPGALVVTPGDREDVIMAAALSHLSGVPLAGLMFTSGSGPEESIERLCRAALGSTLPVLRVNTNSFETASRLSRLDARVPHDDPQRMDRMLDFIADRLDTVPLGTRLRAPLDGERRLPPSAFRYELIQKARAAAKRIVLPEGDEPRTVKAAIRCVEKGIARPVLLARPERVRQVAEGQGLTLPEGLEVLDPDTIRALYVAPMVELRRSKGLTAPQAEAQLEDTVVLGTMMLALGEVDGLVSGAIHTTANTVRPALQLIKTAPGSKLVSSVFFMLMPEQVLVYGDAAINPNPNAEELADIAIQSADSARAFGITPRVAMLSYSTGESGSGEDVEKVKAATALVRERRPDLLVDGPMQYDAASVLSVGQQKAPGSPVAGRATVFIFPDLNTGNTTYKAVQRAAGVVAVGPMLQGLRKPVNDLSRGALVDDIVYTIALTAIQATQVEATPSP
- a CDS encoding acetate kinase — translated: MWTLVLNCGSSSVKFALLDVQGGQVRLSGLAERLGSAGASARVEVDGARRAVDLAGGSYAEAFAVIAGALDELGVRAQVGAVGHRVVHGGERFSAPALITPEVLAGIRACVPLAPLHNPANIAGIEAAQAAFPEAAHVAVFDTAFHQSMPEVAFRYAVPGDWYRQHGVRRYGFHGTSHAFVAARAADALGRPLSELNLVTAHLGNGCSVCAVQGGRSVDTSMGLTPLEGLVMGTRSGDVDPGLHDYIARQAGLSLSEVTAALNRESGLLGLSGLSNDMRELEEAAGRGHPGARLALDVFVHRLAKQMAGMAAAMGRVDGLVFTGGIGENSAFVRGAVLSKLAVLGAQVDEAANAAAVRGQSGVISAPGALAALVVNTNEELMIAQQTQALLAEQQGVQA